Within Candidatus Woesearchaeota archaeon, the genomic segment ATGCAGGACTCCCCATAATGCCGCGATTAACCAGCTCGTTTACATCTTTGATATATTCTATCTCTGCATCTATTTTTCCTTCTTCTTTCAGCTTCTTAACTTTGTTATACAATGCTTCGCACGTCGGGCAGCCCGAGCCAATAACTGCTATTTTCATTTTTTAACACCTCCCTCCACTCTTGATGTTGATTCGTCATTAACTATCTTGAGAATTTTCACAACTTTATCGTTTACAATCTTGTAGGAAACATTTTTTCCTTCTCTCTTTGATTCAACTATGCCAAGATTTTCAAGCTTTGCCAATTGAATCGAAACTGTTGATTGCATTCTCTTCGTAAAGGGAACGATTTCACAAACGCATTTTTCTCCATTCAGAAGGCCCTCAACTATTTTTAACCGAGTTTCATCGCATAATGCCTTGAATATTTTTAACGATTCCTTCATATCAACATATTAACATGTATCAATATATAAAGGTTTTGGTTTTTATCAAAAAAACGCCAAAGACACAAGAGAGAGGACATTCACGCCAAGCCGTTTACGCCTTGGTATGCGCCCTGAAGGGAATGGCGCGTTTGGGAGAGCGCGGCGTGGCAAAATCAAAAGCGCTTTGAGTTCGGCATCCTGGCAATTGCCTTTGCCGAATCCTTTTAACGACCTTCTCGTCCCGAACAAAGCACGTTCTCTAAGAAAGACTTGGCTTATTTTGAATGGTATGCAAAAAAACCAGGTTCCATAAAAAAAAAAGAAAAGAAAAAAAATTATTTCTTCATTGCATAGTAAATCATATACACCGCTGAAAGCCCGACCAGAATATACACTGCATTCTGCAAGAATAGTATAGATCCCAAAACCGCTTTGACAAGGTCAAACTGGAACAAGCCTACCAATCCCCAGTTTAAACCCCCTACTATTACCAGCACTAACGCAATCCAGTCTAACACATTTTTTTCTGCCATAAAATCACCTCCTTTATTCACACGTAATAAAGAGCACATATATAAATATTATCGTTCCTTTTCTTCGTTGAGAACAACTCACCTCCTGAAGCAACCTATTTCTTTTTTTTCTTTCGCAACGCCTTTTTTCCCTCCCTGACAATCAAAACCCCCAACACGCCAACAGAGACGAGCGCGAAAAGCAGCAAGTACTTGTCAAGCAAGGCAATAAGCGAGGGGCCGAACACGTAAACAAAATACGCAACGAGAAAGAAACGAAGCGCGCGGGACACAAAAGAGGTCACCACGAACGGGACGAACCGAAGGTGAAAAACCCCTGCCCCGATGGTGACGAGCTTGTACGGCAGAGGCGTAAAGCCCGCGATGAAGACAGCAGCGTTTTCGTACCGCTGCAACAATTTGCCCAGTCGCATAATCTTTTTTTCAGAAAACCACCGCTTCAGCACCGCTTCTTCACCCCAATAGCCAATACCGTAGCCGAAAACGCCGCCGAGAAGCGACCCGACTGTGCACGCCAGTGCCAACACCCACCACGGCACGCTGCCCTCCAGAACAAGGACGATGAGCAACGTATCCGCAGGCACTGGAAAAAAAGAAGCCTCGACAAAGGCCAGCAAGAACAACCCCCACACGCCCAGCGGCCCAAAAAAAGCCGTAGTCCACCTCGTTACGTCTTGCACCAAACCCATTCGCAATCAACGGGACGCGATTGAACGTTTAAATAGTTTCCTGGCAAGAAACCAAACTCGGAAAACCGAAAAGGAGCGGCTAGCAAGAAAAAAAAGGAAAAAACCGCCGGTCCGTCACGACCTCCGAGGCCTCCGCACCACCCGCGCCGCCGCAACCCTCCCCGCCACTTCTTCAGCACCCACGAGGGACGCGATGAGCTGACGAGGCGTGGTAAACACCCTTGGCTCCCGCGCGAACCACCGCCTTCCAACCCGGAAAACGTCCTTGTGCTTGGCCTGAAACTTCAACGCAGCCGCCTCCTGACTGACGGGAGGTCCCTGCACCGTCATGACACGGCCAAGGCGGCGCGGCGCCACCACCCAGAAAAGCACTGCTCGAGGGAAACGAAATTCCCAATCTGTTTCGACCACGCGAAACCCGTGAAGGCGTAACTGGCGCGTCAGGAACTCATACACCTTTCTGCACTTCGCCCCAGCAACATCCTCCTTTTCATCCTTTCCCACGAGTTCAACCACCAACGCATCCGGATGCCGCTTCCAAATGCGAGAAGGCGTCAAGTGAACAATGGTGAACGCCCGCTGAGAAGGACGGGCAATGAATGCCGCGGCCGCCTTTTTTATTTTCTGAAACACCTGAGGACTGAGCGCCGCGGCCGCGTTGCGATCTGGCTGAAGCGGATCAATAACGATGAGGGGACTGTGCTTCTTGGCTTGATTCAAACCAACGGCAGTGCCGTGACCTTCCACGTCAATCACTACTGGCGGCTCCCACGCCGATGCTGCCCGAAGAAACGCGAGAAACGAGCCATAATGAATAATAAGCACATCAAGCACGTGGCCTGAGAGGCCTGAAATGTAACTTTCAGCCCCGTACACGCGCTGGGCCTGGCACCAACGCTTCGCGAGGCGAATCTCATCGGCGAGGAACGGCCGCTTCTCCAAATGCCCCTTCACGTACGCAACGTGAAGCGGGCTAAGATCGGTCACGTTCTGCGCCTCCCTCCAATGCGAAACGCGCAGTACCGGCACGATCTCGAACGTGAACCCCTTGTGCTTCCACACAAAATAATCCCTGCTCCCGTGCACTCGCTTCGCGCCGGGGGGAACCACTTGCTCG encodes:
- a CDS encoding thioredoxin family protein, with translation MKIAVIGSGCPTCEALYNKVKKLKEEGKIDAEIEYIKDVNELVNRGIMGSPA
- a CDS encoding ArsR family transcriptional regulator → MKESLKIFKALCDETRLKIVEGLLNGEKCVCEIVPFTKRMQSTVSIQLAKLENLGIVESKREGKNVSYKIVNDKVVKILKIVNDESTSRVEGGVKK
- a CDS encoding DUF378 domain-containing protein — protein: MAEKNVLDWIALVLVIVGGLNWGLVGLFQFDLVKAVLGSILFLQNAVYILVGLSAVYMIYYAMKK
- a CDS encoding DedA family protein yields the protein MGLVQDVTRWTTAFFGPLGVWGLFLLAFVEASFFPVPADTLLIVLVLEGSVPWWVLALACTVGSLLGGVFGYGIGYWGEEAVLKRWFSEKKIMRLGKLLQRYENAAVFIAGFTPLPYKLVTIGAGVFHLRFVPFVVTSFVSRALRFFLVAYFVYVFGPSLIALLDKYLLLFALVSVGVLGVLIVREGKKALRKKKKK